One window of Watersipora subatra chromosome 3, tzWatSuba1.1, whole genome shotgun sequence genomic DNA carries:
- the LOC137391310 gene encoding uncharacterized protein, protein MLYRNQTNSKMSSRTSDILADLHNRFGLPKETSPSTKYKFSSPTSTLSSGYQSACSESEIDEMLYSGQSLEESEYFELESDQYVCLSKQPENFHIADEKLQRVRESMIKIISDLGSLGYETSLDKLSSAVNSSISPRSVPKGSADRRECRKSERVYNNNNDVYIKSPVDELFTEIKHDKLDAGSKEKLYDSLISNLAMECASDSSDEPIYEEIHDDSDFDFVSHSDTYRRSSAPPALPPREQFRLQSKRSSYTPTHRRVSSCLTEVQKVTWNSGYRKSSTWQAMSV, encoded by the coding sequence ATGCTCTATAGAAACCAGACAAACAGCAAGATGAGTTCCAGAACATCAGACATCTTGGCCGACTTACACAACCGCTTTGGACTTCCCAAAGAAACGTCTCCTTCTACAAAATACAAATTTTCGTCACCGACTTCTACATTATCCTCAGGCTACCAGAGTGCCTGCAGCGAGAGTGAAATCGATGAGATGCTTTACTCTGGGCAGAGTCTCGAGGAGTCTGAGTATTTTGAACTTGAGAGTGACCAATATGTCTGCCTTAGCAAACAACCAGAAAACTTTCATATTGCGGATGAGAAACTTCAGAGAGTCCGCGAATCGATGATTAAAATAATCAGTGATTTAGGCAGCCTGGGATACGAAACAAGCCTTGATAAGCTGTCCAGTGCAGTTAATTCATCGATAAGCCCGCGTTCAGTACCAAAAGGGTCAGCCGATCGAAGGGAGTGCAGAAAGTCGGAGCGAGTATACAACAATAACAACGATGTGTATATCAAATCACCTGTCGATGAGCTCTTCACAGAGATCAAACACGACAAGCTTGATGCTGGAAGCAAAGAGAAATTATATGATAGCTTAATATCCAACCTTGCAATGGAGTGTGCTTCAGACAGCTCCGATGAGCCAATTTATGAGGAAATACATGATGATTCAGATTTTGACTTTGTCTCACACTCGGACACTTACAGAAGATCGAGCGCCCCACCAGCTCTCCCTCCCCGAGAGCAGTTTAGGTTGCAGTCTAAGAGATCGTCTTATACTCCTACTCATAGACGAGTGTCTTCTTGTCTTACAGAAGTGCAGAAGGTCACGTGGAACAGCGGATACCGAAAGTCATCTACTTGGCAAGCGATGAGTGTATAG
- the LOC137391723 gene encoding potassium voltage-gated channel subfamily A member 1-like → MHFANVGSLGVPIHDTDWSLNSPHKFEAHDLQVEVLTEDSPGYEQEIDLVPGKSVTGHDCSRGQCKRLRMCVSGQVFETQLGTLNRYPNTLLGNPAKRRRYWNPEHRSYYLDRHAPTFGSILYYYQSGGRLYRPEDIPEDVFLRELEFYELGSDVLKEYKLKNGFLPESNITLSKYAWQRSIWLFVEYPSSSSLANIAATVSLIIILLSIVNFCLETLPTFKKSACTVDNSSWVTVDGIYRPKESLNVSSPFFLVECVCAIWFTSEVILRLISTPSFKTYFKAWMNLFDIAAIMPFYIFLGVVYISGSCGDTKRSSTSIVFLRVLRLFRAFRILKLTKHSRGMQILGVTIKKSLQELYLFGLFLIITVVLFSAAIYYADMLDTGSKNIASIPDGFWLTIITMCTVGYGDVTPDGATGKLVGSVCVVSGVITIALLVPVVVSNFSSYYSHELNNRTTKRSRQKAVYSYS, encoded by the exons ATGCACTTTGCTAATGTCGGGAGTTTAGGTGTGCCGATTCACGACACGGACTGGTCGCTAAATTCTCCACATAAATTTGAAGCTCATGACTTACAAGTGGAGGTGCTGACTGAAGACAGTCCAGGATATGAGCAGGAGATAGACTTGGTACCTGGAAAAAGCGTGACCGGACATGACTGCTCACGAGGGCAGTGCAAGAGACTACGCATGTGTGTCAGTGGCCAGGTGTTCGAGACTCAGCTTGGCACATTAAACAGGTACCCAAACACTCTGCTGGGTAACCCGGCGAAAAGGAGGCGCTATTGGAACCCGGAACACAGGAGTTATTATCTCGATCGTCACGCACCAACATTTGGCTCCATACTTTATTACTACCAGAGTGGTGGCCGGCTCTACCGACCAGAAGACATACCAGAGGATGTGTTCCTTCGTGAACTAGAATTTTATGAGCTCGGCTCTGATGTACTAAAAGAGTATAAACTAAAAAATGGATTTTTACCCGAGTCAAATATAACGCTTTCAAAATATGCATGGCAGAGATCAATTTGGCTGTTCGTAGAATATCCAAGCAGCTCGAGTCTGGCGAATATAGCGGCAACTGTCTcacttataataattttactttctATTGTCAATTTCTGTCTAGAGACTTTACCAACTTTCAAAAAGTCAGCCTGTACTGTAGACAACAGCAGCTGGGTAACTGTCGATGGTATTTATAGACCAAAGGAGTCCCTGAATGTCAGTTCCCCATTTTTTTTAGTTGAATGTGTGTGCGCCATTTGGTTCACCAGTGAGGTCATCTTACGGCTTATTTCCACTCCTTCCTTTAAAACGTATTTTAAAGCATGGATGAATTTATTTGATATAGCCGCTATCATGCCATTCTACATCTTCCTCGGAGTCGTATATATTTCTGGCAGCTGTGGTGACACAAAGCGCTCCAGTACATCAATCGTGTTTCTTCGAGTTTTGAGGCTATTTCGTGCCTTTAGAATTCTGAAGCTAACCAAGCACTCTCGTGGGATGCAAATTCTTGGAGTCACAATAAAAAAGAGCCTACAAGAGCTGTATCTCTTTGGACTGTTTCTCATAATCACTGTCGTGCTCTTCTCAGCTGCTATCTACTATGCGGATATGTTAGACACAGGCTCTAAAAATATAGCCAGCATACCTGACGGCTTTTGGTTGACAATCATTACCATGTGCACTGTAGGCTACGGAGATGTCACACCAGATGGTGCTACCGGCAAACTTGTTGGATCTGTATGTGTCGTATCGGGAGTAataacaatcgctttgctcgtgccTGTCGTTGTCTCCAACTTTTCCAGCTACTACAGCCATGAACTAAATAACCGCACTACCAAGAGGTCAAGGCAAAAAG CAGTTTATTCGTATAGCTGA
- the LOC137391583 gene encoding uncharacterized protein, whose translation MTGHELDDPSTMTRKPDIGPVEARISDMTFWSRYDAVRNASGPTDHWTKMKIRASERVKSALPASVDHFESSINRSYLNNPGSYHSTRPKTVRQYKDFLQTSYNMRAKEGFQYWLLERPKPTPFGKYGIGSHKTVLGIGNAPRT comes from the exons ATGACGGGCCACGAATTAGATGACCCTTCTACCATGACGAGAAAACCAGATATCGGACCTGTTGAAGCGCGTATCTCTGA CATGACTTTCTGGTCTCGCTATGACGCTGTAAGGAATGCTTCTGGTCCAACAGATCATTGGACTAAGATGAAAATTAGG GCCTCAGAGAGAGTCAAGTCTGCATTGCCTGCCTCAG ttgatcaCTTTGAGTCATCGATAAATAGGAGTTATCTCAACAACCCTGGAAGTTACCATTCGACTCGCCCAAAGACCGTCAGGCAATACAAGGACTTTTTACAGACCAGCTACAACATGAGAGCCAAAGAGGGCTTCCAGTACTGGCTGTTGGAGCGACCCAAGCCAACACCAT TTGGAAAGTACGGCATTGGGAGTCATAAGACAGTGCTTGGCATTGGTAACGCTCCCAGAACATGA
- the LOC137390218 gene encoding uncharacterized protein isoform X2 codes for MAMMRRGGNRGQTFLSHARGRGGSSGRGQRFRSNSNMTDGDSREFSLDVANSHQCNNLSFETKDPATKDSRIYVGNICKRKVTRSDLFVIFSKYGTITAISHLSSRNPSDYCSFAFVQYTTVESAERAVHSENGHGYYGYALDVKLADFKADLKSSGSFPSAPPRVTSTSQSGPLFKRSASSQDNSIPSAKKPKIDDGSPPDILVCGTCHLVFKGIEAMIVHKREPCKSVKKCRCSEENIPDVLCCAICFKKVPSPWQLILHTHRVHNISICTNLVCHMPFISLDGIDEDDFRDSTEVGDAGVEAVDLENDLIDEEQE; via the exons ATGG CTATGATGCGCCGAGGTGGTAATCGTGGTCAAACGTTTCTTAGTCATGCAAGAGGAAGAGGAGGTTCATCAGGACGTGGTCAAAGATTTAGATCTAATTCAAATATGACTGACGGTGATAGCAGAGAGTTTTCTTTGGATGTGGCTAACTCACATCAATGCAACAATTTGTCGTTTGAAACGAAAGATCCTGCCACCAAGGATAGCCGCATTTATGTTGGAAACATTTGCAAAAGGAAGGTCACACGCTCAGATCTTTTTGTCATCTTTAGCAAGTATGGCACCATCACCGCCATATCTCATCTCAGTTCTCGCAACCCCTCTGATTACTGCTCATTTGCTTTTGTGCAGTACACTACTGTAGAATCCGCAGAGAGGGCTGTACACTCAGAAAATGGTCACGGCTACTATGGTTATGCCCTCG ATGTGAAGCTTGCAGACTTCAAAGCGGATTTAAAAAGTTCAGGTAGTTTTCCTTCTGCACCGCCTCGGGTTACCTCGACATCTCAATCTGGCCCATTGTTCAAAAGATCTGCTAGCAGTCAGGACAACTCCATTCCATC TGCAAAGAAACCAAAAATCGATGATG GCTCTCCTCCTGATATTCTGGTTTGCGGAACGTGTCATCTTGTTTTCAAAGGCATTGAGGCGATGATTGTTCATAAGCGTGAGCCTTGCAAATCAGTGAAAAAATGCAGATGTAGCG AGGAGAATATACCGGATGTGCTTTGTTGTGCTATCTGTTTCAAGAAGGTTCCCTCGCCATGGCAACTCATCCTTCACACACACAGGGTACACAACATCAGTATCTGCACTAATTTGGTATGTCATATGCCATTTATATCTCTG GATGGAATTGATGAGGATGATTTTCGCGATTCTACCGAAGTTGGAGACGCTGGGGTTGAAGCTGTTGACCTGGAAAATGATTTGATTGACGAAGAGCAAGA ATAA
- the LOC137390218 gene encoding uncharacterized protein isoform X1, translating to MAMMRRGGNRGQTFLSHARGRGGSSGRGQRFRSNSNMTDGDSREFSLDVANSHQCNNLSFETKDPATKDSRIYVGNICKRKVTRSDLFVIFSKYGTITAISHLSSRNPSDYCSFAFVQYTTVESAERAVHSENGHGYYGYALDVKLADFKADLKSSGSFPSAPPRVTSTSQSGPLFKRSASSQDNSIPSAKKPKIDDGSPPDILVCGTCHLVFKGIEAMIVHKREPCKSVKKCRCSEENIPDVLCCAICFKKVPSPWQLILHTHRVHNISICTNLTDDMDPTDQDGIDEDDFRDSTEVGDAGVEAVDLENDLIDEEQE from the exons ATGG CTATGATGCGCCGAGGTGGTAATCGTGGTCAAACGTTTCTTAGTCATGCAAGAGGAAGAGGAGGTTCATCAGGACGTGGTCAAAGATTTAGATCTAATTCAAATATGACTGACGGTGATAGCAGAGAGTTTTCTTTGGATGTGGCTAACTCACATCAATGCAACAATTTGTCGTTTGAAACGAAAGATCCTGCCACCAAGGATAGCCGCATTTATGTTGGAAACATTTGCAAAAGGAAGGTCACACGCTCAGATCTTTTTGTCATCTTTAGCAAGTATGGCACCATCACCGCCATATCTCATCTCAGTTCTCGCAACCCCTCTGATTACTGCTCATTTGCTTTTGTGCAGTACACTACTGTAGAATCCGCAGAGAGGGCTGTACACTCAGAAAATGGTCACGGCTACTATGGTTATGCCCTCG ATGTGAAGCTTGCAGACTTCAAAGCGGATTTAAAAAGTTCAGGTAGTTTTCCTTCTGCACCGCCTCGGGTTACCTCGACATCTCAATCTGGCCCATTGTTCAAAAGATCTGCTAGCAGTCAGGACAACTCCATTCCATC TGCAAAGAAACCAAAAATCGATGATG GCTCTCCTCCTGATATTCTGGTTTGCGGAACGTGTCATCTTGTTTTCAAAGGCATTGAGGCGATGATTGTTCATAAGCGTGAGCCTTGCAAATCAGTGAAAAAATGCAGATGTAGCG AGGAGAATATACCGGATGTGCTTTGTTGTGCTATCTGTTTCAAGAAGGTTCCCTCGCCATGGCAACTCATCCTTCACACACACAGGGTACACAACATCAGTATCTGCACTAATTTG ACTGATGACATGGACCCTACAG ATCAGGATGGAATTGATGAGGATGATTTTCGCGATTCTACCGAAGTTGGAGACGCTGGGGTTGAAGCTGTTGACCTGGAAAATGATTTGATTGACGAAGAGCAAGA ATAA